A genomic stretch from Cellulomonas sp. KRMCY2 includes:
- a CDS encoding IS5 family transposase (programmed frameshift): MPVTSSSRYQVFSDAQWARVEPLLPSNAGRRGHPFADNRRVVEAIAYRYRTGIPWRDLPREAFGPWQTAWKRHRRYAADGTWDRVLARLLAEADAAGKLDWKVSVDATIARAHQHGTNTSRPDQDTGAGSNHRNLPIRECEPAGHGIGRSRGGLTTKIHAAVDGNGRPLAAVVTGGHRNDGALLEAVLADIRVPRLGPGRPRTRPEAVIADKAYSAGVYRHALHARGITVVIPEKSDQIAARKRRGSRGGRPPGLDTAAYRGRNVVERHFALTKQWRGLATRYDKLAITYRAAIILAACLTWTRIWET, translated from the exons GTGCCGGTGACGTCGTCTTCTCGGTATCAGGTGTTCTCTGACGCGCAGTGGGCTCGGGTGGAGCCGTTGTTGCCGTCCAACGCGGGCCGGCGGGGTCATCCCTTCGCAGACAATCGGCGGGTGGTCGAGGCGATCGCCTACCGGTACCGGACCGGGATCCCGTGGCGCGACCTGCCGCGCGAGGCGTTCGGGCCGTGGCAGACGGCGTGGAAGCGCCACCGCCGCTACGCCGCGGACGGGACGTGGGACCGGGTGCTGGCGCGGTTGCTGGCCGAGGCCGACGCGGCCGGGAAGCTGGACTGGAAGGTCTCGGTGGACGCCACGATCGCTCGCGCGCACCAGCACGGCACGAACACGTCCCGCCCGGACCAGGACACG GGGGCAGGGTCGAATCACAGGAATCTGCCGATCAGAGAGTGTGAACCTGCAGGTCACGGCATCGGACGCTCACGCGGTGGGCTGACCACCAAGATCCACGCCGCCGTCGACGGGAACGGACGCCCGCTCGCCGCCGTGGTCACCGGTGGGCACCGCAACGACGGCGCCCTGCTCGAAGCAGTCCTGGCCGACATCCGCGTCCCACGCCTGGGCCCTGGGCGTCCACGCACCCGGCCCGAGGCGGTGATCGCCGACAAGGCCTACTCCGCCGGGGTCTACCGCCACGCCCTGCACGCCCGAGGGATCACGGTCGTGATCCCCGAGAAGTCCGACCAGATCGCCGCCCGCAAACGCCGGGGGTCGCGCGGCGGGCGACCACCCGGGCTGGATACCGCCGCCTACCGCGGCCGCAACGTCGTCGAACGCCACTTCGCCCTGACCAAGCAATGGCGCGGCCTGGCCACCCGCTACGACAAGCTCGCCATCACCTACCGCGCCGCGATCATCCTGGCCGCCTGCCTCACCTGGACGCGCATATGGGAGACATGA
- a CDS encoding GPGG-motif small membrane protein — protein MLLWILAVILVISGIVAIVRKQFLWGIVLIVVGLLVGPGGVSIFT, from the coding sequence ATGCTGTTGTGGATTCTCGCCGTCATCCTGGTCATCTCCGGAATTGTTGCGATCGTGCGCAAGCAGTTCCTGTGGGGCATCGTTCTTATCGTCGTCGGGCTCCTGGTAGGGCCGGGCGGGGTGAGCATCTTCACGTAG
- a CDS encoding phosphatase PAP2 family protein has protein sequence MSFLRRYSDDLSRPTVAQAGVDLSRRTLLPATALWAAIVAVGFLLVGPLGSLPGEVRINRALEASRTPAWNTLTSVSSHVGGTQLVVVAALIAVALIWWRTRQWWFAVVPVIAISVQSAVFVTAAAVVARERPEVTQLDDAPPTSSFPSGHVGASTALYITLAMASQRIGHPALRAVATGLCLLVPLLVAYARLYRGMHHLSDVVVGLANGMACAWLAWRYLRRQAVDHPRT, from the coding sequence ATGTCGTTTCTGCGCCGCTACAGCGACGACCTGTCCCGACCGACCGTCGCGCAGGCCGGGGTCGACCTGTCACGGCGAACCCTGCTGCCCGCCACAGCGCTGTGGGCTGCCATCGTCGCCGTCGGCTTCTTGCTTGTCGGCCCGCTCGGATCCCTGCCGGGTGAGGTCCGAATCAATCGCGCCCTCGAGGCCTCGCGAACCCCGGCCTGGAACACCCTGACGTCGGTGTCGTCACACGTCGGCGGCACCCAGCTGGTCGTCGTGGCCGCGCTGATCGCCGTGGCGCTGATCTGGTGGCGGACCAGGCAGTGGTGGTTCGCCGTCGTGCCGGTCATCGCGATCTCCGTGCAGTCGGCGGTGTTCGTCACTGCGGCCGCGGTGGTGGCGCGCGAGCGGCCAGAGGTCACACAGCTCGACGACGCCCCGCCGACGTCAAGCTTCCCGAGCGGTCACGTCGGCGCGTCGACCGCGCTGTACATCACGCTGGCCATGGCCTCGCAACGGATCGGTCACCCCGCCCTGCGCGCGGTGGCCACCGGGCTCTGCCTGCTCGTGCCGTTGCTCGTGGCCTACGCCCGCCTGTACCGCGGCATGCATCACCTCTCCGACGTGGTCGTCGGCCTGGCCAACGGCATGGCGTGCGCGTGGCTGGCCTGGCGCTACCTGCGCCGTCAGGCTGTCGACCACCCCCGGACCTGA
- a CDS encoding CsbD family protein, producing MGLDDKIKNAAEEAKGKAKEAVGDATDNERLQAEGRAEKAGAHIKQAGENVKDAFK from the coding sequence ATGGGTCTAGACGACAAGATCAAGAACGCCGCCGAGGAAGCCAAGGGCAAGGCGAAGGAAGCTGTCGGCGACGCCACGGACAACGAGCGCCTCCAAGCAGAGGGCCGCGCCGAGAAGGCAGGCGCCCACATCAAGCAGGCCGGCGAGAATGTCAAGGACGCCTTCAAGTAG
- a CDS encoding bacterial transcriptional activator domain-containing protein: MTELLTTASPPAPDQPLAPSTATPADEGARAALAALPIPRPPAPEPGESDGARGLRINVLGTVEIENVPTEQRLTPRQTELLVYLALRGETSGPAMDEDLWPGSRTDGVARWGLAYRTRRIVLDHNLPRTEKGDALRLGPGATCDWDDFRRLAMSGLAADAAGVADLQHALDLVRGRPLTGVPPNAYAWADRDTDTMISTVADVSLSLARHLLDSGDSRNALSAAMTGLAADPCSEDLREIAVAAALGHGDIDEARRIQDRHAALLAELDDEYV; encoded by the coding sequence GTGACTGAGCTGCTCACCACGGCGTCGCCGCCGGCGCCCGATCAGCCACTTGCGCCCTCGACCGCTACCCCCGCGGACGAGGGTGCGCGGGCTGCCCTCGCAGCACTGCCGATCCCCCGTCCACCAGCGCCCGAGCCGGGCGAGTCCGACGGGGCTCGCGGCCTCAGGATCAATGTGCTCGGCACTGTCGAGATCGAGAACGTTCCGACCGAGCAGCGGCTCACTCCACGCCAGACCGAACTGCTGGTCTACCTCGCCCTGCGGGGCGAGACGAGCGGGCCGGCGATGGACGAGGACCTATGGCCGGGTTCGCGCACCGACGGTGTCGCCCGGTGGGGCCTGGCGTACCGAACGCGGCGGATCGTCCTCGACCACAACCTGCCCAGGACCGAAAAGGGCGACGCGCTGCGGCTCGGGCCTGGCGCCACCTGCGACTGGGACGACTTCCGTCGGCTCGCGATGTCCGGCCTCGCGGCCGACGCAGCGGGCGTCGCCGACCTTCAGCACGCCCTCGACCTCGTCCGAGGCCGACCCCTCACCGGCGTCCCGCCCAACGCATACGCGTGGGCAGATCGCGACACCGACACGATGATCAGCACCGTCGCCGACGTTTCTCTTTCGCTCGCTCGGCACCTGCTCGACAGCGGCGACTCGCGCAATGCCCTGAGCGCAGCAATGACCGGGCTCGCCGCCGACCCGTGCTCAGAGGATCTGCGGGAGATCGCCGTCGCGGCGGCCCTCGGCCACGGCGACATCGACGAGGCGCGCCGCATCCAAGACCGGCACGCGGCGCTCTTGGCCGAACTCGACGACGAGTACGTGTAG
- a CDS encoding DUF1206 domain-containing protein: protein MGEAQSGDAVAVLAGRAAGQGSVVPPRFTLGSVPCEAATETAIAGIVESGGCLRSVRSHFSRLPERLPPMADTPGQDAAAQVSEATRQAADSRQMGWAGRAGLTARAVVYLLIGFLALAVAGGSGAKMDQKGALAQVLAQPFGPVMVGLLAVGFVGYAVWRLTEVAFGVTGEGRAVGPRLVSLARALAYGFLAYTAVTLMRGSGVDQSSQQRGYAAQLMTHPFGRWVVGLVGVAIAVVGLVMVVQGVKLTFMRYFPAAGLPPRTRQAVRHLGRVGTIARGLVFTLTGVLVASAAWTYDASNVGGLDGALQTLRDRPFGGLLLAVAAAGLIVFGVYGLCEARYRRV from the coding sequence ATGGGTGAAGCACAGTCCGGCGACGCGGTCGCGGTACTTGCCGGACGCGCAGCGGGCCAGGGCAGCGTCGTGCCGCCTCGATTCACGCTCGGGTCGGTTCCGTGTGAGGCTGCAACCGAGACAGCCATCGCCGGAATTGTCGAGTCTGGTGGGTGCCTTCGGTCAGTTAGGTCGCACTTTTCACGGCTTCCCGAGAGGCTCCCCCCGATGGCTGACACACCCGGACAGGACGCCGCGGCGCAGGTGTCCGAGGCGACCCGGCAGGCGGCCGACAGCCGACAGATGGGTTGGGCGGGGCGGGCGGGCCTGACGGCTCGCGCGGTGGTCTATCTCCTGATCGGTTTCCTGGCCCTGGCCGTGGCCGGCGGCAGCGGCGCGAAGATGGACCAGAAGGGTGCTCTGGCGCAGGTTCTGGCCCAGCCGTTCGGCCCGGTGATGGTCGGCCTTCTCGCCGTCGGGTTCGTGGGCTACGCGGTGTGGCGGCTGACGGAGGTGGCATTCGGCGTCACCGGCGAGGGACGCGCGGTCGGTCCGCGCCTGGTGTCCCTCGCCCGGGCGCTCGCCTACGGCTTCCTGGCGTACACGGCCGTGACGTTGATGCGGGGCTCGGGCGTTGATCAGAGCAGCCAGCAGCGGGGGTACGCCGCTCAGCTCATGACTCACCCGTTCGGGCGATGGGTCGTGGGCCTGGTCGGGGTCGCGATCGCCGTCGTCGGTCTCGTGATGGTGGTCCAGGGGGTCAAGCTGACCTTCATGCGCTACTTCCCGGCGGCAGGTCTGCCGCCCCGCACGCGGCAAGCCGTCCGCCACCTCGGCCGGGTCGGCACGATCGCGAGAGGATTGGTATTCACTCTGACGGGCGTTCTGGTGGCCTCAGCGGCCTGGACCTACGACGCGTCGAATGTGGGCGGTCTCGATGGCGCCCTGCAGACGTTGCGCGACCGCCCCTTCGGCGGGCTGCTGCTGGCCGTGGCGGCGGCGGGACTGATCGTGTTCGGGGTCTACGGGCTCTGCGAGGCCCGCTACCGACGGGTCTGA
- a CDS encoding diacylglycerol kinase family protein, whose translation MTSSSIASDATPRSPRGPLRSAVVFNPVRVEDMPERRELIESILTDAGWPLPSWLETTEQDPGAGQARHAIENGAQLVFVCGGDGTVRSCIEGLADTGIALAILPAGTGNLLATNLEVPLDPAAAVRLATVGGRRRIDIGDVEGHAFAVMAGIGFDAALIGDASTTLKARIGAPAYVVSALRHLRDRRMSIEIRIDEELTLNRRARTVVVGNVGRLQGGVELLPDASPGSGQFDVAILTPRTLGQWAALAWGVVRRNRQVHHREVLRGSRITVTSDRDEPRQLDGDVIDPGRTLAVAVRPGALEICVPLPDGGSAPSARERKPR comes from the coding sequence GTGACGTCGAGCTCGATCGCTTCGGACGCCACCCCGCGTTCACCTCGCGGCCCGCTCCGCTCGGCGGTGGTCTTCAACCCCGTGCGAGTAGAGGACATGCCTGAACGGCGCGAGCTCATCGAGTCCATCCTCACGGACGCTGGGTGGCCGTTGCCCAGCTGGCTCGAGACCACCGAGCAGGACCCCGGGGCGGGCCAGGCCCGCCACGCGATCGAGAACGGTGCGCAGCTCGTGTTCGTCTGCGGCGGCGACGGGACCGTCCGCTCGTGTATCGAAGGGCTCGCCGATACCGGGATCGCCCTCGCGATCCTGCCCGCCGGGACCGGGAACCTGCTCGCGACCAACCTCGAGGTGCCCCTGGATCCGGCAGCGGCGGTGCGCCTGGCCACCGTCGGCGGCCGCCGCCGCATCGACATCGGCGACGTGGAGGGGCACGCGTTCGCGGTCATGGCGGGGATCGGCTTTGACGCCGCCCTGATCGGGGACGCCTCGACGACGCTGAAGGCCCGCATCGGCGCCCCCGCGTACGTCGTGTCCGCGCTGCGCCACCTGCGGGACCGGCGCATGAGCATCGAGATCCGCATCGACGAGGAACTCACGCTGAACCGTCGGGCGCGCACGGTCGTCGTCGGCAACGTCGGACGACTCCAAGGCGGGGTCGAGCTCTTGCCGGACGCCTCGCCCGGCAGCGGCCAGTTCGATGTGGCGATTCTCACGCCCCGCACCCTGGGCCAATGGGCCGCGCTCGCCTGGGGAGTGGTGCGTCGCAACCGCCAGGTCCACCACCGGGAGGTCCTGCGTGGCTCCCGCATCACCGTGACCAGCGACCGGGACGAACCCCGCCAGCTCGACGGCGACGTCATCGACCCCGGACGCACCCTGGCTGTTGCCGTGCGGCCGGGCGCACTCGAGATCTGCGTGCCGCTGCCCGACGGCGGCTCCGCACCATCCGCACGCGAGAGGAAACCCAGGTGA
- a CDS encoding phosphatase PAP2 family protein: MRRGVARAVGAAAVFSIPVIALALVVSMPESPLVVFDQRLVQAATDITRTNPELRQALILWQEAFQGRWVNLVGTGLCVWVWRRHGLPARALWAFLTLLVSWNLELGMKLVVQRPRPILEDAVVLVPGYSFPSGHAANAASAGLTLTLLVWPLLGARARIAVPAVVMALVLCTALDRVFLGVHYPGDVIGGIALGSALAGASYLGYQRWNAAAAAPADEVGE, from the coding sequence ATGCGCCGCGGCGTGGCCCGGGCCGTCGGCGCGGCGGCCGTGTTCAGCATTCCGGTGATTGCCCTCGCACTGGTCGTCTCGATGCCGGAATCGCCGCTGGTCGTGTTCGATCAGCGTCTCGTCCAGGCCGCGACGGACATCACCCGGACCAACCCTGAGCTGCGCCAGGCGTTGATCCTCTGGCAGGAGGCGTTCCAGGGCCGGTGGGTCAACCTCGTGGGCACCGGGCTGTGCGTCTGGGTGTGGCGGAGGCACGGGTTGCCGGCGCGCGCGCTGTGGGCGTTCCTCACGCTGCTGGTGTCGTGGAACCTCGAACTGGGCATGAAGCTCGTGGTCCAGCGGCCCCGTCCGATCCTCGAGGACGCCGTGGTGCTGGTGCCGGGGTACAGCTTCCCATCCGGGCATGCCGCCAACGCGGCGTCCGCCGGGTTGACCTTGACGCTGCTGGTCTGGCCCCTGCTGGGCGCCCGCGCCCGGATCGCCGTGCCCGCCGTCGTCATGGCGCTGGTCCTGTGCACCGCGCTCGACCGGGTGTTCCTCGGCGTCCATTATCCTGGTGACGTCATCGGGGGCATCGCACTGGGCAGTGCCCTGGCGGGTGCGTCCTACCTCGGGTACCAGAGATGGAACGCTGCGGCGGCGGCTCCGGCCGACGAAGTAGGGGAGTGA